From a single Nothobranchius furzeri strain GRZ-AD chromosome 7, NfurGRZ-RIMD1, whole genome shotgun sequence genomic region:
- the slc4a2b gene encoding anion exchange protein 2b isoform X3 produces MSSPGTPTQITNAVASVVHSPESPTASPHHGLPRPQEEDDGDLNKALGVQRFQQILHPAASLPDEQHHSYHEEDIEYHRHSSRHIHRPLSKLPAEGRRKKSSKKRKKDKDHKSSRAPSSGPIEEGEYEEEEEDEGTEGTPASSESARVKDVEFFLSDDDQVSRRGTEIPYLSRELSIVPQVALRTEAEDASSSDKLDSPSTPSPVPLSPSTEHPPLTRVSSASRSYDLQERRRTGNMTGAEQAKYQQIPTDESEALTLASADLDGIKSHRFEDVPGVRRHLVRKSTKGQKVHIGKDHKEQTTRSRKQDRTPHESLPVVLYRSPSRPEGILLESALMARYQKVFVELNELTIDKNQEMQWKETARWIKFEEDVEEETDRWGKPHVASLSFRSLLELRRTISHGAVLLDLDQKTLPGIAHQVVEQMIISDQIKAEDRSNVLRALLLKHSHPSDEKEHTSHFPRNISAASLGSLMAYHHNVNHNHQLEPSVTDPLMGTINSTVDNDTRIDMEKNELQREPSLGLGMHRSKSKHELKLLEKIPENAEATVVLVGCVDFLEQSTMAFVRLQEAVELESVLEVPVPVRFLFVLLGPPTTSMDYHQIGRSISTLMSDKQFHEAAYLADDRHDLLNAINSFLDCSIVLPPSEMGDDELLRSVARFQREMLRKREEQEVTLLKEPKSLKDKEALSMPSKKSDDPLERTGRLFGGLIRDVQRRYPKYLSDFRDALSSQCMAAVIFIYFAALSPAITFGGLLGEKTDGLIGVSELIVSTAFQGIVFCLLGAQPLLVVGFSGPLLVFEEAFFSFCKANGIEYLTGRVWIGVWLIVIVMVTVAFEGSFLVRFVSRFTQEIFSFLISLIFICETFTKLYKIFKEHPLKRCSFSNSTEENSLAENTSLVQTNGTQSVPVSGEPNTALLSLVLMAGTFFIAFYLRKFKNSAFFPGRFRRMIGDFGVPIAILIMVLVDYSIEDTFTQKLSVPNGFSGMSTEKRHWVISPLGSDGLFPIWMMFACCLPALLVFILIFMETQITTLIVSKKERMLVKGSGFHLDLLLIVVLGGCSALFGLPWMAAATVRSVTHVNSLTVMSKAVAPGDKPRIQEVKEQRVTGLLVAIMVGLSIVISDLLRQIPLAVLFGIFLYMGVMSLNGIQLTERMKLLLMPPKYHPDHTYVRKVRTWRMHLFTCIQLVCLAVLWAVMSTQASLAFPFVLILTVPVKIFVLHRIFNPREVACLDGDDAEPKFDERECHDEYSEMHMPV; encoded by the exons CCTGAGTCTCCCACTGCTTCACCTCACCACGGCCTCCCACGCCCACAAGAGGAAGACGATGGCGACCTGAATAAAGCTTTGGGCGTTCAGCGCTTCCAGCAGATCCTCCACCCTGCTGCTTCCTTACCTGATGAGCAACACCACTCCTACCATGAGGAGGACATTGAAT ACCACCGTCACTCGTCTCGCCACATCCACCGGCCTCTTTCCAAACTACCCGCCGAGGGACGACGGAAGAAGAGCagcaagaaaagaaagaaagacaaagaTCACAAAAGCAGCCGTGCTCCCAGCAGCGGCCCGATAGAGGAGGGCGAGtatgaagaggaagaggaggatgaaggGACAGAAGGAACGccggcttcatcagagtcagccaGAGTCAAAGACGTGGAG TTCTTCCTGTCAGATGATGACCAAGTGTCCAGACGAGGGACAGAGATCCCATATTTGTCCCGAGAGCTGAGCATCGTTCCTCAGGTTGCTTTGAGAACAGAAGCTGAAGATGCATCTTCCTCTGA TAAACTCGACTCACCCAGCACTCCCAGTCCGGTCCCGCTGTCGCCTTCAACTGAGCACCCACCCCTGACTCGGGTGTCCTCTGCCAGCCGCAGCTACGACCTGCAGGAGCGCCGTCGCACGGGCAACATGACGGGCGCCGAGCAAGCCAAGTACCAACAAATCCCCACAGACGAGAGCGAAGCTCTGACCCTGGCCTCCGCAGACCTGGATGGCATCAAAA GTCACCGTTTTGAGGATGTTCCCGGCGTGCGCAGACACCTGGTCAGAAAGAGCACCAAGGGACAGAAGGTGCACATCGGCAAAGATCACAAAGAGCAGACGACTCGCAGTCGGAAGCAGGACCGAACCCCGCATGAG TCGTTACCGGTGGTTCTGTACCGCTCTCCCTCACGACCAGAAGGCATCCTGCTGGAGTCGGCTCTAATGGCTCGGTACCAGAAG GTGTTCGTGGAGCTGAACGAGCTGACCATCGACAAGAACCAGGAGATGCAGTGGAAGGAGACGGCTCGTTGGATCAAGTTTGAGGAGGACGTGGAGGAGGAGACGGACCGCTGGGGGAAGCCTCACGTGGCTTCCTTGTCTTTCCGCAGCTTGTTGGAGCTCAGACGGACCATCTCCCACG GAGCGGTTCTGCTGGACTTGGACCAGAAGACCCTGCCTGGCATCGCCCACCAGGTGGTGGAGCAGATGATCATTTCTGACCAGATCAAAGCCGAGGACCGATCCAACGTCCTGAGAGCTCTGCTGCTTAAACACAG TCACCCGAGCGATGAGAAGGAGCACACCAGCCATTTCCCCAGAAACATCTCAGCAGCCAGCCTGGGCAGCCTGATGGCGTACCACCACAACGTGAACCACAACCACCAGCTGGAGCCGTCGGTGACCGACCCCCTCATGGGCACCATCAACTCCACGGTGGACAACGACACGCGGATCGACATGGAGAAGAACGAGCTACAG AGGGAGCCGAGCCTGGGGCTCGGCATGCACCGGTCCAAGTCCAAACATGagctgaagctgctggagaagatTCCAGAGAATGCCGAGGCCACTGTGGTCCTTGTTG GTTGTGTGGACTTCCTGGAGCAGTCCACCATGGCGTTTGTGAGGCTGCAGGAGGCGGTGGAGCTGGAGTCGGTTCTGGAAGTGCCCGTTCCTGTCAGGTTCCTCTTTGTTCTTCTGGGACCTCCAACCACTAGCATGGACTACCACCAGATTGGACGTTCCATCTCTACTCTCATGTCAGACAAG CAATTTCACGAGGCGGCGTACCTGGCAGACGACCGGCACGACCTGCTGAACGCCATCAATAGCTTCCTGGACTGCAGCATCGTGCTGCCGCCTTCAGAGATGGGAGACGACGAGCTGCTGCGCTCCGTGGCTCGCTTTCAGAGGGAGATGCTGCGCAAGAGGGAGGAGCAAGAGGTCACGCTGCTCAAAGAGCCGAAAAGCCTCAAAGATAAAG AGGCTCTCTCAATGCCTTCGAAGAAATCGGACGACCCGCTGGAGCGCACGGGCCGCCTCTTCGGTGGGCTGATTAGAGACGTGCAACGCCGCTACCCTAAATATTTAAGCGACTTCAGAGACGCGTTGAGCAGCCAGTGCATGGCTGCGGTGATCTTCATCTACtttgctgctctctctcctgccaTAACCTTTGGAGGTCTGCTAG GAGAGAAGACGGACGGTCTGATCGGAGTTTCTGAGCTCATCGTGTCCACGGCGTTTCAGGGCATCGTCTTCTGTTTACTCGGGGCTCAGCCGCTGCTGGTCGTGGGCTTTTCTGGACCCCTGCTGGTTTTTGAAGAAGCATTTTTCAGt TTCTGCAAAGCCAACGGCATCGAGTACCTGACGGGTCGCGTGTGGATCGGCGTCTGGCTCATCGTCATCGTGATGGTCACGGTGGCCTTCGAAGGGAGCTTCCTGGTGCGCTTCGTCTCCCGCTTCACTCAAGAGATTTTCTCCTTCCTCATCTCTCTCATCTTCATCTGTGAGACCTTCACCAAGCTCTACAAG ATATTCAAGGAGCACCCGCTGAAGCGCTGCTCTTTCAGCAACAGCACAGAAGAAAACTCCTTAGCAGAAAACACCTCCTTGGTCCAGACCAATGGCACCCAGTCTGTCCCAGTCAGCGGGGAACCCAACACGGCGCTGCTCTCTCTGGTTCTGATGGCGGGGACGTTCTTCATTGCTTTCTACCTGCGCAAGTTCAAGAACAGCGCCTTTTTCCCTGGAAGG TTCCGCAGGATGATTGGAGACTTTGGGGTTCCTATCGCCATCCTGATCATGGTTCTGGTGGATTACAGCATAGAAGACACGTTCACACAG AAGCTGAGCGTTCCTAATGGATTCTCTGGGATGAGTACCGAGAAACGCCACTGGGTCATCAGTCCTCTGGGATCGGACGGACTTTTCCCCATCTGGATGATGTTTGCCTGCTGTTTGCCGGCGCTGCTGGTTTTCATCCTCATCTTCATGGAGACTCAGATCACAAC CCTCATCGTCAGTAAGAAGGAGCGGATGCTGGTGAAGGGTTCCGGCTTCCACCTGGACCTCCTCCTGATCGTGGTTCTGGGCGGGTGCTCGGCTCTGTTCGGACTGCCGTGGATGGCGGCCGCCACCGTTCGCTCGGTGACTCACGTCAACTCCCTCACCGTGATGAGTAAAGCCGTCGCCCCTGGAGACAAGCCTCGCATCCAGGAGGTGAAGGAGCAGAGGGTGACGGGGCTGCTGGTGGCTATCATGGTTG GTTTGTCCATCGTGATCAGTGACCTGCTACGTCAGATCCCTCTGGCTGTTCTGTTTGGGATCTTCCTCTACATGGGGGTGATGTCGCTCAACGGCATCCAGCTAACAGAGCGGATGAAGCTCCTCCTCATGCCGCCAAAGTACCACCCTGACCACACCTACGTCCGCAAG GTCCGTACTTGGCGCATGCATCTCTTCACCTGCATCCAGCTGGTGTGTTTGGCCGTCTTGTGGGCCGTGATGTCCACCCAGGCGTCCCTAGCTTTCCCCTTCGTCCTCATCCTCACCGTGCCAGTCAAGATATTCGTGCTGCATCGCATCTTCAACCCCAGAGAGGTGGCATGT CTGGACGGAGACGATGCAGAACCAAAGTTCGACGAGCGCGAGTGTCACGACGAGTACTCGGAGATGCACATGCCCGTCTGA
- the slc4a2b gene encoding anion exchange protein 2b isoform X1 yields MSSPGTPTQITNAVASVVHSPESPTASPHHGLPRPQEEDDGDLNKALGVQRFQQILHPAASLPDEQHHSYHEEDIEYHRHSSRHIHRPLSKLPAEGRRKKSSKKRKKDKDHKSSRAPSSGPIEEGEYEEEEEDEGTEGTPASSESARVKDVEFFLSDDDQVSRRGTEIPYLSRELSIVPQVALRTEAEDASSSDKLDSPSTPSPVPLSPSTEHPPLTRVSSASRSYDLQERRRTGNMTGAEQAKYQQIPTDESEALTLASADLDGIKSHRFEDVPGVRRHLVRKSTKGQKVHIGKDHKEQTTRSRKQDRTPHEVFVELNELTIDKNQEMQWKETARWIKFEEDVEEETDRWGKPHVASLSFRSLLELRRTISHGAVLLDLDQKTLPGIAHQVVEQMIISDQIKAEDRSNVLRALLLKHSHPSDEKEHTSHFPRNISAASLGSLMAYHHNVNHNHQLEPSVTDPLMGTINSTVDNDTRIDMEKNELQREPSLGLGMHRSKSKHELKLLEKIPENAEATVVLVGCVDFLEQSTMAFVRLQEAVELESVLEVPVPVRFLFVLLGPPTTSMDYHQIGRSISTLMSDKQFHEAAYLADDRHDLLNAINSFLDCSIVLPPSEMGDDELLRSVARFQREMLRKREEQEVTLLKEPKSLKDKEALSMPSKKSDDPLERTGRLFGGLIRDVQRRYPKYLSDFRDALSSQCMAAVIFIYFAALSPAITFGGLLGEKTDGLIGVSELIVSTAFQGIVFCLLGAQPLLVVGFSGPLLVFEEAFFSFCKANGIEYLTGRVWIGVWLIVIVMVTVAFEGSFLVRFVSRFTQEIFSFLISLIFICETFTKLYKIFKEHPLKRCSFSNSTEENSLAENTSLVQTNGTQSVPVSGEPNTALLSLVLMAGTFFIAFYLRKFKNSAFFPGRFRRMIGDFGVPIAILIMVLVDYSIEDTFTQKLSVPNGFSGMSTEKRHWVISPLGSDGLFPIWMMFACCLPALLVFILIFMETQITTLIVSKKERMLVKGSGFHLDLLLIVVLGGCSALFGLPWMAAATVRSVTHVNSLTVMSKAVAPGDKPRIQEVKEQRVTGLLVAIMVGLSIVISDLLRQIPLAVLFGIFLYMGVMSLNGIQLTERMKLLLMPPKYHPDHTYVRKVRTWRMHLFTCIQLVCLAVLWAVMSTQASLAFPFVLILTVPVKIFVLHRIFNPREVACLDGDDAEPKFDERECHDEYSEMHMPV; encoded by the exons CCTGAGTCTCCCACTGCTTCACCTCACCACGGCCTCCCACGCCCACAAGAGGAAGACGATGGCGACCTGAATAAAGCTTTGGGCGTTCAGCGCTTCCAGCAGATCCTCCACCCTGCTGCTTCCTTACCTGATGAGCAACACCACTCCTACCATGAGGAGGACATTGAAT ACCACCGTCACTCGTCTCGCCACATCCACCGGCCTCTTTCCAAACTACCCGCCGAGGGACGACGGAAGAAGAGCagcaagaaaagaaagaaagacaaagaTCACAAAAGCAGCCGTGCTCCCAGCAGCGGCCCGATAGAGGAGGGCGAGtatgaagaggaagaggaggatgaaggGACAGAAGGAACGccggcttcatcagagtcagccaGAGTCAAAGACGTGGAG TTCTTCCTGTCAGATGATGACCAAGTGTCCAGACGAGGGACAGAGATCCCATATTTGTCCCGAGAGCTGAGCATCGTTCCTCAGGTTGCTTTGAGAACAGAAGCTGAAGATGCATCTTCCTCTGA TAAACTCGACTCACCCAGCACTCCCAGTCCGGTCCCGCTGTCGCCTTCAACTGAGCACCCACCCCTGACTCGGGTGTCCTCTGCCAGCCGCAGCTACGACCTGCAGGAGCGCCGTCGCACGGGCAACATGACGGGCGCCGAGCAAGCCAAGTACCAACAAATCCCCACAGACGAGAGCGAAGCTCTGACCCTGGCCTCCGCAGACCTGGATGGCATCAAAA GTCACCGTTTTGAGGATGTTCCCGGCGTGCGCAGACACCTGGTCAGAAAGAGCACCAAGGGACAGAAGGTGCACATCGGCAAAGATCACAAAGAGCAGACGACTCGCAGTCGGAAGCAGGACCGAACCCCGCATGAG GTGTTCGTGGAGCTGAACGAGCTGACCATCGACAAGAACCAGGAGATGCAGTGGAAGGAGACGGCTCGTTGGATCAAGTTTGAGGAGGACGTGGAGGAGGAGACGGACCGCTGGGGGAAGCCTCACGTGGCTTCCTTGTCTTTCCGCAGCTTGTTGGAGCTCAGACGGACCATCTCCCACG GAGCGGTTCTGCTGGACTTGGACCAGAAGACCCTGCCTGGCATCGCCCACCAGGTGGTGGAGCAGATGATCATTTCTGACCAGATCAAAGCCGAGGACCGATCCAACGTCCTGAGAGCTCTGCTGCTTAAACACAG TCACCCGAGCGATGAGAAGGAGCACACCAGCCATTTCCCCAGAAACATCTCAGCAGCCAGCCTGGGCAGCCTGATGGCGTACCACCACAACGTGAACCACAACCACCAGCTGGAGCCGTCGGTGACCGACCCCCTCATGGGCACCATCAACTCCACGGTGGACAACGACACGCGGATCGACATGGAGAAGAACGAGCTACAG AGGGAGCCGAGCCTGGGGCTCGGCATGCACCGGTCCAAGTCCAAACATGagctgaagctgctggagaagatTCCAGAGAATGCCGAGGCCACTGTGGTCCTTGTTG GTTGTGTGGACTTCCTGGAGCAGTCCACCATGGCGTTTGTGAGGCTGCAGGAGGCGGTGGAGCTGGAGTCGGTTCTGGAAGTGCCCGTTCCTGTCAGGTTCCTCTTTGTTCTTCTGGGACCTCCAACCACTAGCATGGACTACCACCAGATTGGACGTTCCATCTCTACTCTCATGTCAGACAAG CAATTTCACGAGGCGGCGTACCTGGCAGACGACCGGCACGACCTGCTGAACGCCATCAATAGCTTCCTGGACTGCAGCATCGTGCTGCCGCCTTCAGAGATGGGAGACGACGAGCTGCTGCGCTCCGTGGCTCGCTTTCAGAGGGAGATGCTGCGCAAGAGGGAGGAGCAAGAGGTCACGCTGCTCAAAGAGCCGAAAAGCCTCAAAGATAAAG AGGCTCTCTCAATGCCTTCGAAGAAATCGGACGACCCGCTGGAGCGCACGGGCCGCCTCTTCGGTGGGCTGATTAGAGACGTGCAACGCCGCTACCCTAAATATTTAAGCGACTTCAGAGACGCGTTGAGCAGCCAGTGCATGGCTGCGGTGATCTTCATCTACtttgctgctctctctcctgccaTAACCTTTGGAGGTCTGCTAG GAGAGAAGACGGACGGTCTGATCGGAGTTTCTGAGCTCATCGTGTCCACGGCGTTTCAGGGCATCGTCTTCTGTTTACTCGGGGCTCAGCCGCTGCTGGTCGTGGGCTTTTCTGGACCCCTGCTGGTTTTTGAAGAAGCATTTTTCAGt TTCTGCAAAGCCAACGGCATCGAGTACCTGACGGGTCGCGTGTGGATCGGCGTCTGGCTCATCGTCATCGTGATGGTCACGGTGGCCTTCGAAGGGAGCTTCCTGGTGCGCTTCGTCTCCCGCTTCACTCAAGAGATTTTCTCCTTCCTCATCTCTCTCATCTTCATCTGTGAGACCTTCACCAAGCTCTACAAG ATATTCAAGGAGCACCCGCTGAAGCGCTGCTCTTTCAGCAACAGCACAGAAGAAAACTCCTTAGCAGAAAACACCTCCTTGGTCCAGACCAATGGCACCCAGTCTGTCCCAGTCAGCGGGGAACCCAACACGGCGCTGCTCTCTCTGGTTCTGATGGCGGGGACGTTCTTCATTGCTTTCTACCTGCGCAAGTTCAAGAACAGCGCCTTTTTCCCTGGAAGG TTCCGCAGGATGATTGGAGACTTTGGGGTTCCTATCGCCATCCTGATCATGGTTCTGGTGGATTACAGCATAGAAGACACGTTCACACAG AAGCTGAGCGTTCCTAATGGATTCTCTGGGATGAGTACCGAGAAACGCCACTGGGTCATCAGTCCTCTGGGATCGGACGGACTTTTCCCCATCTGGATGATGTTTGCCTGCTGTTTGCCGGCGCTGCTGGTTTTCATCCTCATCTTCATGGAGACTCAGATCACAAC CCTCATCGTCAGTAAGAAGGAGCGGATGCTGGTGAAGGGTTCCGGCTTCCACCTGGACCTCCTCCTGATCGTGGTTCTGGGCGGGTGCTCGGCTCTGTTCGGACTGCCGTGGATGGCGGCCGCCACCGTTCGCTCGGTGACTCACGTCAACTCCCTCACCGTGATGAGTAAAGCCGTCGCCCCTGGAGACAAGCCTCGCATCCAGGAGGTGAAGGAGCAGAGGGTGACGGGGCTGCTGGTGGCTATCATGGTTG GTTTGTCCATCGTGATCAGTGACCTGCTACGTCAGATCCCTCTGGCTGTTCTGTTTGGGATCTTCCTCTACATGGGGGTGATGTCGCTCAACGGCATCCAGCTAACAGAGCGGATGAAGCTCCTCCTCATGCCGCCAAAGTACCACCCTGACCACACCTACGTCCGCAAG GTCCGTACTTGGCGCATGCATCTCTTCACCTGCATCCAGCTGGTGTGTTTGGCCGTCTTGTGGGCCGTGATGTCCACCCAGGCGTCCCTAGCTTTCCCCTTCGTCCTCATCCTCACCGTGCCAGTCAAGATATTCGTGCTGCATCGCATCTTCAACCCCAGAGAGGTGGCATGT CTGGACGGAGACGATGCAGAACCAAAGTTCGACGAGCGCGAGTGTCACGACGAGTACTCGGAGATGCACATGCCCGTCTGA
- the slc4a2b gene encoding anion exchange protein 2b isoform X2, giving the protein MDFLFTFQPESPTASPHHGLPRPQEEDDGDLNKALGVQRFQQILHPAASLPDEQHHSYHEEDIEYHRHSSRHIHRPLSKLPAEGRRKKSSKKRKKDKDHKSSRAPSSGPIEEGEYEEEEEDEGTEGTPASSESARVKDVEFFLSDDDQVSRRGTEIPYLSRELSIVPQVALRTEAEDASSSDKLDSPSTPSPVPLSPSTEHPPLTRVSSASRSYDLQERRRTGNMTGAEQAKYQQIPTDESEALTLASADLDGIKSHRFEDVPGVRRHLVRKSTKGQKVHIGKDHKEQTTRSRKQDRTPHEVFVELNELTIDKNQEMQWKETARWIKFEEDVEEETDRWGKPHVASLSFRSLLELRRTISHGAVLLDLDQKTLPGIAHQVVEQMIISDQIKAEDRSNVLRALLLKHSHPSDEKEHTSHFPRNISAASLGSLMAYHHNVNHNHQLEPSVTDPLMGTINSTVDNDTRIDMEKNELQREPSLGLGMHRSKSKHELKLLEKIPENAEATVVLVGCVDFLEQSTMAFVRLQEAVELESVLEVPVPVRFLFVLLGPPTTSMDYHQIGRSISTLMSDKQFHEAAYLADDRHDLLNAINSFLDCSIVLPPSEMGDDELLRSVARFQREMLRKREEQEVTLLKEPKSLKDKEALSMPSKKSDDPLERTGRLFGGLIRDVQRRYPKYLSDFRDALSSQCMAAVIFIYFAALSPAITFGGLLGEKTDGLIGVSELIVSTAFQGIVFCLLGAQPLLVVGFSGPLLVFEEAFFSFCKANGIEYLTGRVWIGVWLIVIVMVTVAFEGSFLVRFVSRFTQEIFSFLISLIFICETFTKLYKIFKEHPLKRCSFSNSTEENSLAENTSLVQTNGTQSVPVSGEPNTALLSLVLMAGTFFIAFYLRKFKNSAFFPGRFRRMIGDFGVPIAILIMVLVDYSIEDTFTQKLSVPNGFSGMSTEKRHWVISPLGSDGLFPIWMMFACCLPALLVFILIFMETQITTLIVSKKERMLVKGSGFHLDLLLIVVLGGCSALFGLPWMAAATVRSVTHVNSLTVMSKAVAPGDKPRIQEVKEQRVTGLLVAIMVGLSIVISDLLRQIPLAVLFGIFLYMGVMSLNGIQLTERMKLLLMPPKYHPDHTYVRKVRTWRMHLFTCIQLVCLAVLWAVMSTQASLAFPFVLILTVPVKIFVLHRIFNPREVACLDGDDAEPKFDERECHDEYSEMHMPV; this is encoded by the exons CCTGAGTCTCCCACTGCTTCACCTCACCACGGCCTCCCACGCCCACAAGAGGAAGACGATGGCGACCTGAATAAAGCTTTGGGCGTTCAGCGCTTCCAGCAGATCCTCCACCCTGCTGCTTCCTTACCTGATGAGCAACACCACTCCTACCATGAGGAGGACATTGAAT ACCACCGTCACTCGTCTCGCCACATCCACCGGCCTCTTTCCAAACTACCCGCCGAGGGACGACGGAAGAAGAGCagcaagaaaagaaagaaagacaaagaTCACAAAAGCAGCCGTGCTCCCAGCAGCGGCCCGATAGAGGAGGGCGAGtatgaagaggaagaggaggatgaaggGACAGAAGGAACGccggcttcatcagagtcagccaGAGTCAAAGACGTGGAG TTCTTCCTGTCAGATGATGACCAAGTGTCCAGACGAGGGACAGAGATCCCATATTTGTCCCGAGAGCTGAGCATCGTTCCTCAGGTTGCTTTGAGAACAGAAGCTGAAGATGCATCTTCCTCTGA TAAACTCGACTCACCCAGCACTCCCAGTCCGGTCCCGCTGTCGCCTTCAACTGAGCACCCACCCCTGACTCGGGTGTCCTCTGCCAGCCGCAGCTACGACCTGCAGGAGCGCCGTCGCACGGGCAACATGACGGGCGCCGAGCAAGCCAAGTACCAACAAATCCCCACAGACGAGAGCGAAGCTCTGACCCTGGCCTCCGCAGACCTGGATGGCATCAAAA GTCACCGTTTTGAGGATGTTCCCGGCGTGCGCAGACACCTGGTCAGAAAGAGCACCAAGGGACAGAAGGTGCACATCGGCAAAGATCACAAAGAGCAGACGACTCGCAGTCGGAAGCAGGACCGAACCCCGCATGAG GTGTTCGTGGAGCTGAACGAGCTGACCATCGACAAGAACCAGGAGATGCAGTGGAAGGAGACGGCTCGTTGGATCAAGTTTGAGGAGGACGTGGAGGAGGAGACGGACCGCTGGGGGAAGCCTCACGTGGCTTCCTTGTCTTTCCGCAGCTTGTTGGAGCTCAGACGGACCATCTCCCACG GAGCGGTTCTGCTGGACTTGGACCAGAAGACCCTGCCTGGCATCGCCCACCAGGTGGTGGAGCAGATGATCATTTCTGACCAGATCAAAGCCGAGGACCGATCCAACGTCCTGAGAGCTCTGCTGCTTAAACACAG TCACCCGAGCGATGAGAAGGAGCACACCAGCCATTTCCCCAGAAACATCTCAGCAGCCAGCCTGGGCAGCCTGATGGCGTACCACCACAACGTGAACCACAACCACCAGCTGGAGCCGTCGGTGACCGACCCCCTCATGGGCACCATCAACTCCACGGTGGACAACGACACGCGGATCGACATGGAGAAGAACGAGCTACAG AGGGAGCCGAGCCTGGGGCTCGGCATGCACCGGTCCAAGTCCAAACATGagctgaagctgctggagaagatTCCAGAGAATGCCGAGGCCACTGTGGTCCTTGTTG GTTGTGTGGACTTCCTGGAGCAGTCCACCATGGCGTTTGTGAGGCTGCAGGAGGCGGTGGAGCTGGAGTCGGTTCTGGAAGTGCCCGTTCCTGTCAGGTTCCTCTTTGTTCTTCTGGGACCTCCAACCACTAGCATGGACTACCACCAGATTGGACGTTCCATCTCTACTCTCATGTCAGACAAG CAATTTCACGAGGCGGCGTACCTGGCAGACGACCGGCACGACCTGCTGAACGCCATCAATAGCTTCCTGGACTGCAGCATCGTGCTGCCGCCTTCAGAGATGGGAGACGACGAGCTGCTGCGCTCCGTGGCTCGCTTTCAGAGGGAGATGCTGCGCAAGAGGGAGGAGCAAGAGGTCACGCTGCTCAAAGAGCCGAAAAGCCTCAAAGATAAAG AGGCTCTCTCAATGCCTTCGAAGAAATCGGACGACCCGCTGGAGCGCACGGGCCGCCTCTTCGGTGGGCTGATTAGAGACGTGCAACGCCGCTACCCTAAATATTTAAGCGACTTCAGAGACGCGTTGAGCAGCCAGTGCATGGCTGCGGTGATCTTCATCTACtttgctgctctctctcctgccaTAACCTTTGGAGGTCTGCTAG GAGAGAAGACGGACGGTCTGATCGGAGTTTCTGAGCTCATCGTGTCCACGGCGTTTCAGGGCATCGTCTTCTGTTTACTCGGGGCTCAGCCGCTGCTGGTCGTGGGCTTTTCTGGACCCCTGCTGGTTTTTGAAGAAGCATTTTTCAGt TTCTGCAAAGCCAACGGCATCGAGTACCTGACGGGTCGCGTGTGGATCGGCGTCTGGCTCATCGTCATCGTGATGGTCACGGTGGCCTTCGAAGGGAGCTTCCTGGTGCGCTTCGTCTCCCGCTTCACTCAAGAGATTTTCTCCTTCCTCATCTCTCTCATCTTCATCTGTGAGACCTTCACCAAGCTCTACAAG ATATTCAAGGAGCACCCGCTGAAGCGCTGCTCTTTCAGCAACAGCACAGAAGAAAACTCCTTAGCAGAAAACACCTCCTTGGTCCAGACCAATGGCACCCAGTCTGTCCCAGTCAGCGGGGAACCCAACACGGCGCTGCTCTCTCTGGTTCTGATGGCGGGGACGTTCTTCATTGCTTTCTACCTGCGCAAGTTCAAGAACAGCGCCTTTTTCCCTGGAAGG TTCCGCAGGATGATTGGAGACTTTGGGGTTCCTATCGCCATCCTGATCATGGTTCTGGTGGATTACAGCATAGAAGACACGTTCACACAG AAGCTGAGCGTTCCTAATGGATTCTCTGGGATGAGTACCGAGAAACGCCACTGGGTCATCAGTCCTCTGGGATCGGACGGACTTTTCCCCATCTGGATGATGTTTGCCTGCTGTTTGCCGGCGCTGCTGGTTTTCATCCTCATCTTCATGGAGACTCAGATCACAAC CCTCATCGTCAGTAAGAAGGAGCGGATGCTGGTGAAGGGTTCCGGCTTCCACCTGGACCTCCTCCTGATCGTGGTTCTGGGCGGGTGCTCGGCTCTGTTCGGACTGCCGTGGATGGCGGCCGCCACCGTTCGCTCGGTGACTCACGTCAACTCCCTCACCGTGATGAGTAAAGCCGTCGCCCCTGGAGACAAGCCTCGCATCCAGGAGGTGAAGGAGCAGAGGGTGACGGGGCTGCTGGTGGCTATCATGGTTG GTTTGTCCATCGTGATCAGTGACCTGCTACGTCAGATCCCTCTGGCTGTTCTGTTTGGGATCTTCCTCTACATGGGGGTGATGTCGCTCAACGGCATCCAGCTAACAGAGCGGATGAAGCTCCTCCTCATGCCGCCAAAGTACCACCCTGACCACACCTACGTCCGCAAG GTCCGTACTTGGCGCATGCATCTCTTCACCTGCATCCAGCTGGTGTGTTTGGCCGTCTTGTGGGCCGTGATGTCCACCCAGGCGTCCCTAGCTTTCCCCTTCGTCCTCATCCTCACCGTGCCAGTCAAGATATTCGTGCTGCATCGCATCTTCAACCCCAGAGAGGTGGCATGT CTGGACGGAGACGATGCAGAACCAAAGTTCGACGAGCGCGAGTGTCACGACGAGTACTCGGAGATGCACATGCCCGTCTGA